From Ptychodera flava strain L36383 chromosome 2, AS_Pfla_20210202, whole genome shotgun sequence, the proteins below share one genomic window:
- the LOC139152605 gene encoding uncharacterized protein isoform X3: MMAVASLPQLPPKLRIHSRRQTKCFPCPACGSGRDNLAYEQWRENLHRHSYDMDSRSLQTGLFLHQFTNSVSRALHKDNDQQSKRLSAEELYAKANPAIFTTNFNARSKVPTAQVHLPAISKLGVVGDLLNQNNNSLKFRLMKESRVPGKSRKAQSLQPHIVEDYHLPRIMEITDKEGNNWKIQQQQKSAKSSNDKVEAENERVPARIPPIEPLLVHDSVTAKPSAAESVGFGKRPNKTQDTQPKLPQINKNTHLTWEKKKDSETELEASDLEDESLDLNTPRRGQTDKFNPLSTYKSYQNKMSYSSYLKQMSLPDVHDTTAGLSPANVNDAGNCLQIRGKSTTNEESGDVKYKSLDVYCPRNDRESEESSSEKDSPAEEVMTPRRHGNKENATPRKDAETHKVEVGKHIPKNFTEKQQQELRSRYPMYDWQWPTDSGPLVITTGTRTAGRREKCQVWRACLRYPVTAAPCSE, encoded by the exons ATGATGGCGGTAGCGTCGCTGCCTCAGCTACCACCAAAGCTGAGGATCCACTCCCGAAGGCAAACGAAATGTTTCCCGTGTCCAGCCTGTGGTTCTGG ACGAGACAACCTTGCGTACGAACAATGGCGGGAGAATCTGCATCGCCACTCATACGATATGGACTCCAGAAGTCTCCAAACTGGACTCTTTCTGCACCAGTTTACCAACAGTGTGAGTAGGGCGCTTCACAAAGACAACGACCAACAAAGCAAGAGGCTATCTGCGGAAGAACTTTACGCAAAGGCCAACCCAGCCATTTTTACGACAAATTTCAACGCCAGGAGCAAGGTGCCCACTGCGCAGGTTCACTTGCCGGCGATAAGTAAACTCGGGGTTGTCGGCGACCTGTTGAATCAGAACAACAATTCGCTAAAGTTCAGATTGATGAAAGAATCACGCGTCCCGGGAAAGTCGCGGAAGGCCCAAAGTTTGCAGCCTCACATTGTCGAAGATTACCACTTGCCGAGAATCATGGAAATCACCGACAAGGAAGGCAACAACTggaaaattcaacaacaacaaaagtcGGCCAAATCATCCAATGACAAAGTCGAAGCTGAAAACGAACGCGTTCCCGCGCGAATCCCGCCAATAGAACCATTACTTGTGCACGACAGTGTGACGGCAAAACCATCCGCGGCAGAGTCGGTCGGATTCGGCAAGCGACCGAACAAAACACAAGACACACAACCTAAGTTGCCACAGATAAACAAGAATACACACTTGACCTGggagaaaaagaaagacagtgAGACGGAGCTGGAGGCGTCGGATTTAGAAGACGAATCTCTCGATTTGAACACCCCTAGGAGAGGCCAGACGGACAAATTCAATCCTTTGTCAACTTACAAATCATACCAGAATAAAATGAGCTACTCATCGTATTTGAAACAGATGTCTCTTCCAGACGTGCACGACACAACCGCTGGCTTGAGTCCCGCCAACGTAAACGACGCTGGCAATTGTCTTCAGATCCGGGGCAAAAGCACAACTAATGAAGAAAGCGGCGACGTTAAATACAAATCGTTGGACGTTTACTGTCCTCGAAACGATCGCGAGTCGGAGGAATCGAGCAGCGAGAAAGATTCGCCGGCCGAAGAGGTGATGACCCCGCGTCGCCATGGAAACAAGGAAAATGCAACTCCCAGGAAGGACGCAGAAACTCACAAAGTCGAGGTCGGTAAACACATTCCGAAAAACTTCACCGAAAAGCAGCAACAGGAGCTGAGATCTCGTTATCCGATGTATGACTGGCAGTGGCCAACAGACAGCGGTCCCTTGGTAATTACAACGGGTACTCGGACGGCAGGACGCCGCGAAAAATGCCAAGTCTGGAGAGCCTGTCTTCGATATCCAGTCACGGCAGCTCCGTGCAGCGAATAA
- the LOC139152605 gene encoding uncharacterized protein isoform X4 → METRRDNLAYEQWRENLHRHSYDMDSRSLQTGLFLHQFTNSVSRALHKDNDQQSKRLSAEELYAKANPAIFTTNFNARSKVPTAQVHLPAISKLGVVGDLLNQNNNSLKFRLMKESRVPGKSRKAQSLQPHIVEDYHLPRIMEITDKEGNNWKIQQQQKSAKSSNDKVEAENERVPARIPPIEPLLVHDSVTAKPSAAESVGFGKRPNKTQDTQPKLPQINKNTHLTWEKKKDSETELEASDLEDESLDLNTPRRGQTDKFNPLSTYKSYQNKMSYSSYLKQMSLPDVHDTTAGLSPANVNDAGNCLQIRGKSTTNEESGDVKYKSLDVYCPRNDRESEESSSEKDSPAEEVMTPRRHGNKENATPRKDAETHKVEVGKHIPKNFTEKQQQELRSRYPMYDWQWPTDSGPLVITTGTRTAGRREKCQVWRACLRYPVTAAPCSE, encoded by the exons ATGGAGACACG ACGAGACAACCTTGCGTACGAACAATGGCGGGAGAATCTGCATCGCCACTCATACGATATGGACTCCAGAAGTCTCCAAACTGGACTCTTTCTGCACCAGTTTACCAACAGTGTGAGTAGGGCGCTTCACAAAGACAACGACCAACAAAGCAAGAGGCTATCTGCGGAAGAACTTTACGCAAAGGCCAACCCAGCCATTTTTACGACAAATTTCAACGCCAGGAGCAAGGTGCCCACTGCGCAGGTTCACTTGCCGGCGATAAGTAAACTCGGGGTTGTCGGCGACCTGTTGAATCAGAACAACAATTCGCTAAAGTTCAGATTGATGAAAGAATCACGCGTCCCGGGAAAGTCGCGGAAGGCCCAAAGTTTGCAGCCTCACATTGTCGAAGATTACCACTTGCCGAGAATCATGGAAATCACCGACAAGGAAGGCAACAACTggaaaattcaacaacaacaaaagtcGGCCAAATCATCCAATGACAAAGTCGAAGCTGAAAACGAACGCGTTCCCGCGCGAATCCCGCCAATAGAACCATTACTTGTGCACGACAGTGTGACGGCAAAACCATCCGCGGCAGAGTCGGTCGGATTCGGCAAGCGACCGAACAAAACACAAGACACACAACCTAAGTTGCCACAGATAAACAAGAATACACACTTGACCTGggagaaaaagaaagacagtgAGACGGAGCTGGAGGCGTCGGATTTAGAAGACGAATCTCTCGATTTGAACACCCCTAGGAGAGGCCAGACGGACAAATTCAATCCTTTGTCAACTTACAAATCATACCAGAATAAAATGAGCTACTCATCGTATTTGAAACAGATGTCTCTTCCAGACGTGCACGACACAACCGCTGGCTTGAGTCCCGCCAACGTAAACGACGCTGGCAATTGTCTTCAGATCCGGGGCAAAAGCACAACTAATGAAGAAAGCGGCGACGTTAAATACAAATCGTTGGACGTTTACTGTCCTCGAAACGATCGCGAGTCGGAGGAATCGAGCAGCGAGAAAGATTCGCCGGCCGAAGAGGTGATGACCCCGCGTCGCCATGGAAACAAGGAAAATGCAACTCCCAGGAAGGACGCAGAAACTCACAAAGTCGAGGTCGGTAAACACATTCCGAAAAACTTCACCGAAAAGCAGCAACAGGAGCTGAGATCTCGTTATCCGATGTATGACTGGCAGTGGCCAACAGACAGCGGTCCCTTGGTAATTACAACGGGTACTCGGACGGCAGGACGCCGCGAAAAATGCCAAGTCTGGAGAGCCTGTCTTCGATATCCAGTCACGGCAGCTCCGTGCAGCGAATAA
- the LOC139152605 gene encoding uncharacterized protein isoform X1 → MMAVASLPQLPPKLRIHSRRQTKCFPCPACGSGKMETRRDNLAYEQWRENLHRHSYDMDSRSLQTGLFLHQFTNSVSRALHKDNDQQSKRLSAEELYAKANPAIFTTNFNARSKVPTAQVHLPAISKLGVVGDLLNQNNNSLKFRLMKESRVPGKSRKAQSLQPHIVEDYHLPRIMEITDKEGNNWKIQQQQKSAKSSNDKVEAENERVPARIPPIEPLLVHDSVTAKPSAAESVGFGKRPNKTQDTQPKLPQINKNTHLTWEKKKDSETELEASDLEDESLDLNTPRRGQTDKFNPLSTYKSYQNKMSYSSYLKQMSLPDVHDTTAGLSPANVNDAGNCLQIRGKSTTNEESGDVKYKSLDVYCPRNDRESEESSSEKDSPAEEVMTPRRHGNKENATPRKDAETHKVEVGKHIPKNFTEKQQQELRSRYPMYDWQWPTDSGPLVITTGTRTAGRREKCQVWRACLRYPVTAAPCSE, encoded by the exons ATGATGGCGGTAGCGTCGCTGCCTCAGCTACCACCAAAGCTGAGGATCCACTCCCGAAGGCAAACGAAATGTTTCCCGTGTCCAGCCTGTGGTTCTGG CAAAATGGAGACACG ACGAGACAACCTTGCGTACGAACAATGGCGGGAGAATCTGCATCGCCACTCATACGATATGGACTCCAGAAGTCTCCAAACTGGACTCTTTCTGCACCAGTTTACCAACAGTGTGAGTAGGGCGCTTCACAAAGACAACGACCAACAAAGCAAGAGGCTATCTGCGGAAGAACTTTACGCAAAGGCCAACCCAGCCATTTTTACGACAAATTTCAACGCCAGGAGCAAGGTGCCCACTGCGCAGGTTCACTTGCCGGCGATAAGTAAACTCGGGGTTGTCGGCGACCTGTTGAATCAGAACAACAATTCGCTAAAGTTCAGATTGATGAAAGAATCACGCGTCCCGGGAAAGTCGCGGAAGGCCCAAAGTTTGCAGCCTCACATTGTCGAAGATTACCACTTGCCGAGAATCATGGAAATCACCGACAAGGAAGGCAACAACTggaaaattcaacaacaacaaaagtcGGCCAAATCATCCAATGACAAAGTCGAAGCTGAAAACGAACGCGTTCCCGCGCGAATCCCGCCAATAGAACCATTACTTGTGCACGACAGTGTGACGGCAAAACCATCCGCGGCAGAGTCGGTCGGATTCGGCAAGCGACCGAACAAAACACAAGACACACAACCTAAGTTGCCACAGATAAACAAGAATACACACTTGACCTGggagaaaaagaaagacagtgAGACGGAGCTGGAGGCGTCGGATTTAGAAGACGAATCTCTCGATTTGAACACCCCTAGGAGAGGCCAGACGGACAAATTCAATCCTTTGTCAACTTACAAATCATACCAGAATAAAATGAGCTACTCATCGTATTTGAAACAGATGTCTCTTCCAGACGTGCACGACACAACCGCTGGCTTGAGTCCCGCCAACGTAAACGACGCTGGCAATTGTCTTCAGATCCGGGGCAAAAGCACAACTAATGAAGAAAGCGGCGACGTTAAATACAAATCGTTGGACGTTTACTGTCCTCGAAACGATCGCGAGTCGGAGGAATCGAGCAGCGAGAAAGATTCGCCGGCCGAAGAGGTGATGACCCCGCGTCGCCATGGAAACAAGGAAAATGCAACTCCCAGGAAGGACGCAGAAACTCACAAAGTCGAGGTCGGTAAACACATTCCGAAAAACTTCACCGAAAAGCAGCAACAGGAGCTGAGATCTCGTTATCCGATGTATGACTGGCAGTGGCCAACAGACAGCGGTCCCTTGGTAATTACAACGGGTACTCGGACGGCAGGACGCCGCGAAAAATGCCAAGTCTGGAGAGCCTGTCTTCGATATCCAGTCACGGCAGCTCCGTGCAGCGAATAA
- the LOC139152605 gene encoding uncharacterized protein isoform X2, which translates to MRRDSRQFEIFVQAQGGPQSKIVAEPKTSKMETRRDNLAYEQWRENLHRHSYDMDSRSLQTGLFLHQFTNSVSRALHKDNDQQSKRLSAEELYAKANPAIFTTNFNARSKVPTAQVHLPAISKLGVVGDLLNQNNNSLKFRLMKESRVPGKSRKAQSLQPHIVEDYHLPRIMEITDKEGNNWKIQQQQKSAKSSNDKVEAENERVPARIPPIEPLLVHDSVTAKPSAAESVGFGKRPNKTQDTQPKLPQINKNTHLTWEKKKDSETELEASDLEDESLDLNTPRRGQTDKFNPLSTYKSYQNKMSYSSYLKQMSLPDVHDTTAGLSPANVNDAGNCLQIRGKSTTNEESGDVKYKSLDVYCPRNDRESEESSSEKDSPAEEVMTPRRHGNKENATPRKDAETHKVEVGKHIPKNFTEKQQQELRSRYPMYDWQWPTDSGPLVITTGTRTAGRREKCQVWRACLRYPVTAAPCSE; encoded by the exons ATGCGCCGTGATTCGCGGCAGTTCGAGATTTTCGTCCAAGCTCAGGGCGGTCCGCAGAGTAAGATCGTGGCGGAGCCGAAAACGAG CAAAATGGAGACACG ACGAGACAACCTTGCGTACGAACAATGGCGGGAGAATCTGCATCGCCACTCATACGATATGGACTCCAGAAGTCTCCAAACTGGACTCTTTCTGCACCAGTTTACCAACAGTGTGAGTAGGGCGCTTCACAAAGACAACGACCAACAAAGCAAGAGGCTATCTGCGGAAGAACTTTACGCAAAGGCCAACCCAGCCATTTTTACGACAAATTTCAACGCCAGGAGCAAGGTGCCCACTGCGCAGGTTCACTTGCCGGCGATAAGTAAACTCGGGGTTGTCGGCGACCTGTTGAATCAGAACAACAATTCGCTAAAGTTCAGATTGATGAAAGAATCACGCGTCCCGGGAAAGTCGCGGAAGGCCCAAAGTTTGCAGCCTCACATTGTCGAAGATTACCACTTGCCGAGAATCATGGAAATCACCGACAAGGAAGGCAACAACTggaaaattcaacaacaacaaaagtcGGCCAAATCATCCAATGACAAAGTCGAAGCTGAAAACGAACGCGTTCCCGCGCGAATCCCGCCAATAGAACCATTACTTGTGCACGACAGTGTGACGGCAAAACCATCCGCGGCAGAGTCGGTCGGATTCGGCAAGCGACCGAACAAAACACAAGACACACAACCTAAGTTGCCACAGATAAACAAGAATACACACTTGACCTGggagaaaaagaaagacagtgAGACGGAGCTGGAGGCGTCGGATTTAGAAGACGAATCTCTCGATTTGAACACCCCTAGGAGAGGCCAGACGGACAAATTCAATCCTTTGTCAACTTACAAATCATACCAGAATAAAATGAGCTACTCATCGTATTTGAAACAGATGTCTCTTCCAGACGTGCACGACACAACCGCTGGCTTGAGTCCCGCCAACGTAAACGACGCTGGCAATTGTCTTCAGATCCGGGGCAAAAGCACAACTAATGAAGAAAGCGGCGACGTTAAATACAAATCGTTGGACGTTTACTGTCCTCGAAACGATCGCGAGTCGGAGGAATCGAGCAGCGAGAAAGATTCGCCGGCCGAAGAGGTGATGACCCCGCGTCGCCATGGAAACAAGGAAAATGCAACTCCCAGGAAGGACGCAGAAACTCACAAAGTCGAGGTCGGTAAACACATTCCGAAAAACTTCACCGAAAAGCAGCAACAGGAGCTGAGATCTCGTTATCCGATGTATGACTGGCAGTGGCCAACAGACAGCGGTCCCTTGGTAATTACAACGGGTACTCGGACGGCAGGACGCCGCGAAAAATGCCAAGTCTGGAGAGCCTGTCTTCGATATCCAGTCACGGCAGCTCCGTGCAGCGAATAA